CTTTATGGATTGTGAAACGTTGCCATAATTTTATTAGACCATagagctgctgtctcattagagagagagagagagagagactgctgtTGGGTGGTTTAAACTGAGGACCCCCACTCTTCAGTTGAGGAGAGagtttgaaaaggagagtccttcatggtacaggaattgaacccatgctgttggcattacaaACCAGCGATCTAGCCAATTGAGTTAAAGTCCCTTTATGGATTGTAACTGCTCACATACAAAATAAAGGAGAAATTCCTTTCTTTTCAGTTATGACCATTTCCGGTCACACTCTATAACGGATGTGATTTGATTCGGTTCTTCAGGCTGTTTTGTGATTTTGTGTTCACTGTTATATCTTGTGTTTCCTGTTGCTTCTCTCTAAATCCTGAAGATATCATAAGCTGCTCCGTGAATAAAAAGAACTTCCATTTGGtcaatggtctctgaattattttaaaaattaattggagTTGGTTCTAAGATAGTAATTAATTTTATGTACCCCACGTCTTCAAGGAAAATTCTAAACAATAGCATTTAGTGTGGTTTAAATGCCACGTTATTGTACATATAATGCTCACTTTTTTTGGGTCTTGGTGCACTAATAAAATTTACATGCTTATTAAACTGAAACTTATTTTCACAACCAACATTTAGATTGAAAAGCTAGGAATGCCCTGATGTGTCATCTTCCTGAACTTTTTCTGAAGCCTCTACACAGTATTAATGTTGGAGGAGACTAAAACTAGATGCATTATTCCAAATATTATCTAAGCAATATCTTCTCCAATGACAAAATAGTTTGTTCATTCTGTATTGAATGGTTGTGATTATGACCAAGTACCCTACTTGTTATGCTTATTGGCATTGTTCATGTACCTTTAGTGAATAATGTTGTGTAACAGAAAAATTCCATTCTCCTTCAGCTGACTTCTTCCGTATAACTTGATCTTTGTTTGAATACCATTTGCCAGGTTTAACTCGCTCTCCCAGTGCAATGCAAACTGCTACAGAATACCATTCTCCTTCGCAGTATAAAGCAGTACAGGAGCCTGCAATGTCTTATTATGCCAATGCAACTAGACTTACTATCCGTGGGAATGGCAGCATACTTCAGTGAAAGGAATAATCTGGTTGTGATAAAATACATAAAGAATAATGGGTCCTGTATGAATAGATGTGGAAGGATACTGGACTAAAGGGGTATACAGTGTCATAGaatgttattttgttttaaaggggAATGTAGAGTTTTTCTGGGTTGTAATGGTACTGGAATGGGAATCTGTGTTGCCTGAAGATGGAGCTAGTAGTGTTACTAAGACCCAGCTCCTTATTTGTTAACTTTGAACTTTAGTGATTAATTTGACTTTTCTTTCCCTCTACCCTTTTATCCGTAGAGGGGCAAGTTCCGCCCAACACTGCAGCAGATGGTAATGAGTAATTCGAGGGACAGTGTGGAGGCCTGCACATGTAAAGCTTTCAAACTGCTTCCTGATGTTTCAGCTGCAATCACTGAGCTCAGTAAACTGAAAGCAGTGGGACCTGCTACAGCATCGGGTAGGAAAGAAAACGCTTGTCCAATTACTTGCACTGCTCATCCATCCCGTAAATTTATTATAATGAAATCTTTTATCTCACTTTTATGCTTAGCTGTGCTTGTGGCTGGTGCTCCACAAGAAGCTGCGTTCATGGCAGATGAAGCAGTGGAGTCAATCCCTGGCTTGGTTCCCATTAAGTACACACTTAAACATTACATCCTGTACCTGCAAAAAGTGAGGGAGTGTGCCACGCAACTCAACAGCAGTAAGTTTCTGTAATTTTCACAGCTCTGTACTGAGTACAGAGTTGCTGTGCGCTGAGGGAGAAATTCTGCTGGTGTGTCAATGTAAGAATGTTGAGATGTACTAGGAATCAGTGTCATATACAGTGATCTGAACAGGGTGATTTTAGTAGCTTTACTAATCACTTTAGGAAATGTGTTAAAGATATTCTCTTGCTAAGGCTCTACTCTGTATGTAATATGAGTACAGGGAGTACGttatatggaggtgctggtggtggacaaagtcagaaagagttatgtttcaataagagtTGGGAACAATCTATTGTTCTGTGGTAAAGCAAGAAAGGAGCCTCTCTTGAAGTCAAACTAAAGTGCTAAAATGAACAATTCTTACTTTGAGAAATAGGAGCGATAGAGTGAACAAGGTTCAAATTTTGCAATCGTGACAGACTTCAAAAGTGCTTAATTTTCAGAGGAGCACATCCCTGAAGTTGTGCAAAATGCTTCACGTATACATACTTTATCTTTCTTCAGTCACATCTCTGACAAGGCCACCTGCCTAGATACAGTATTGTGGTGTTATTGGATAAACTGGTCTATTTCAGAAAAGCTAAGCTTGGGATCTACTAGCACAGTAGGCTTGTATTGTAGAATTGTCAGTTACAATTTAACTCATATATacttttctcctgttccctggatgctgcctgacctgctgtgctgttccagcaataaagtttcaactatttcAGAAAAGCTAAGCTTGGGATCTACTAGCACAGTGGGCTTGTATTGTAGAATTGTCAGTTACAATTTAACTCATATATACTTTTCCAAACatgtttgatacagtgccacatgtTGGACTTAATGGCAAAACTGAAACCCATAGAATAAAAGAGACAGCAGCATTATGGATACAAAAGTGGCTAAGGGATAGAAAACAGAATTTTGCAGACTGGAGAAAGGTAAACAGTAGAGGCcccatgggtggcatggtggcttagtggttagcactgttgccttatggtgccagagacctgggttcaattccagctgcctgtgggagtttgcacattttcctcgtgtctgcatgggtttccgctggctgctccagtatcctcccacagtccaaatatatgcaggttagttgacttggccatgctaaattgcccatagtgtccaggattgtgcaggctaggtggattagccatgggaaacacaatgttatggggatagagtaggGTGGTGTgctgtttggtgggtcagtgaggacttgatgGGTTAATTGGCCTGGTTtgacactgtagagattccatgattctgaAGCAGGAGCACTGCTGTCTAAACATGCATCAATACTTTGTGAGTAGCTCTTTATGCCACTATTATTGAAGGGAAATGTGTTAGGGTAATGGCTTATATTATTGATATGACAGTATTTGGGTTTTCTACGAGGTAATGGTGGATTTGCCTTTTACAGATGACTCAGTGAAGGATTGGACCCCTCACAGAATTGAACAATGTCTTTGGACCTGGGCTGTGGGCCAACAGGTCAATCCTTTGTTGCTGAAGGGTGTCATGCTCCATCAGAGTAAAACAGTGGACAAAGAAAAGGCCACAACGGCAAGACCTGTCAAAAGGCAGAAAACGCAATGATGAAAGCAGCCATCTCATGAGTGAGAAGTGTTAAATTCTAGCTTTACACACTTGATTGGTGCAGGAAATAGTACAGAGGGTGGAAACTATTCAGTAAAACCCTAGACTCAAGAGTATAGAATTTGCAAATCAGAGGCCATGGATTCCCAGGCTGCAGACTCAGATTTGCCAATCCTGGGATCAGCTGCAAGGCCTCTTTAAagggatgtgattttttttttcccagtgagcAGGGCCTAATGAGTTCAGAAGCATGATTATTGACATCAACAGAACCTGCAAAATGGTAGGTGGTATTGCTGTATATGCACAGGTTATTCTGCTGTTTGATTTTCTCCCAAACCACCCATCAACTGTCTTCCATTCCCCACATTTTTCACTCTAAGGCCATACCTCAAAATAGGGTCACAGAGCAGAAAAAAGGTTTAAAAAGCAATGCATGATATTGGAAACAGAGGACAGGCAAAGGATGATATTCTCCcccagagtcatacaacataaaAATATCTTGCTCTTCATGAACAATTGCTTTAACTTGAAAGTATTAcatgtataaaatttataaagaACATAAAATTTATATATAAGTTTATATTATGTGTACTTGTTTGGCTGTAAAAATGGCAAAATAATCTCAATGAACAAGATAGTGGACCTATCAGTGGGTCAGTAGCAATTTgaaaaatgataaaaaaaagtccAGTAATTTTTTTGCTGGTTTCTGCTGACCTTGGTAACCTGTCCCATCCTTAATTGGTAGAACGAGTGATTTACAAGCAACTAtactctttattcagcaacaatgTGTACTTGCTTATTGACATCACAATATGGCTATTAAGACACTTGACTTATGGTCCTAAAGGAACAGTCAAGGTTAAAAACAGCTTTGCCTTAGTAAAAAGGAATGAAGTGTGTGTTACTTGATTTATTCTGCTGTCAGTGCCCTCCAATGCTATTGAAGATTTGCTTGTACAggctaaaaaaaaatgaattggagCTGATGTCTCGGGGAGTTCCATGTTTTCCAATATAATGAGTTAACTGTTTCTGATCCCATTGCTTCCATTCTCTGAATGCTACAGGTGCTTTGTGTAGAGTGACAAATGTTGAAGTGATAATTGTGCATGGGCATTATGTTGGCACTAATCCCAGTTTCTATCATAAATAGCCTCAAATAAACTTAAGGTTCCAAACTAGAGAATGCATAAAGTACAAatataaaaatgtaacacttcttTCAGGTTGTAGATTTTTGTTTGAAGTGTCATCAATATAATTTAATGAAACCGCAGAAATCATTAAATTTTTGTGCATGAAATTCAGCGCAACCTGCTTACAATAAAACCAAATGTTGTACTTTATGGAGCAGTGAATTATATTAACAATCATTGAAAACTCATGGCTCCATTGTTATGaggatgtgggtgtactgtacctttaagagggttaaaagcaacagaactacctgacagaacaaagtgttctgaaaagaaaaaataatgtaacatttggtcaaacaactcaattagctggttgcctggagacaaaaacaaatttgatacaaccaatcagtttaaattataccccaaaataccaacctccaatcgagtttaaattgagtatattgacgatcttaaaagctaatgacacaatccaatgctttgggggtataagaccaaggaaaattgaacagttgggaggagaactgccaaaccgctagcatgtaaagactgcctgaaGAATAgccctcttaaaggtacctttattgatcagtaaactatgaaacagaatccccaagaagaagaaaagaagacaggaatacagagaagaactgaaagctgtctggttttgagataagaagttttgtttggTAAATGTTAATCAGGacttttatcggaccagtattgtagaggggaaagtaaacaataggttagagaaaggagttgtaatagttgttagttaattattctctgttatactttaagaaataaagttgttaatgtttactttaagtagttcttggcctatcgaaGTTTCACAAATTACTgcgtgggataaatcttttctgttgtTGTTGGTTTcagttaagcaggagggtttaccccgtgtcataacaccaTTAATAAAGTACTTTACACCAGGATTTTTCTCAAGTTTTCTTAATCTTTTGTTGTAAATTTTGGCAGAAACCCCATTTCCTGTTATAGCTAAAGTCTCTGTCCATCATGCCCGGCAATCAGAGTTCCCAGGGGAAATTTCTGTCTAGATTATTTGCTGattttacactttttaaaaaggtttctctgaattaaacttcagGAACATGGGGCCTAATTCCATAACTTGTTCAGTTAGAAGTCCAGTATTTTGAAGTCCAGTGATGATTGTCTTACCACAAGCACATGCTACGTTTAAGGTAAAATGCATAATCTGAAGCAAAGATTTAATCCTTGGAGGTGAGTTTCATCAGCATTTCTCTTGGTTTTGTTTATGCTGCTCTGCTCAATTACTGTTCACCGtgattgaatttttaatttttttagaaTTCCTGACGCGGGAACATTTTGCCATTCCAAATTCTGTGGTTCTTCTGTTACATTCGCTTTGCATTATAATGCAATAACTTGTCACTGATGGTTTACTTAGTTGTATGATTACTTTGTGCTCGCCTCTGTTAATAAACTGGACATGCAAATTGATATTGCTCCATGTTACTTGAGTTCAGTGTAACCCTACATTGCATCCAGTCATTCACTAGAAATGTGCCATAGTTAATTGTGATCTTTTGCAACACTGATTTGTATATTTTTATAGCTGAATTCTTTAAAAGTGATTTTTGGCCTTACTGGCCTTGCCGTCTCATTACATTacaatattttgtaaaataaattgtcaaGATTATATGTATTCCTTTCTAATAAATTTTGTTGTTAAATAGAAATGCAATTCTGTGCCTTCAATAAAAGCTATCACGCACATGTTCACATGACCACTAGCTTTATTAGGTCCATTTGTAGAGCATGAGATGTTGGAGTCAACTGAAATAAAGCCTGCAGGGTGGGACTTTGGGGAGACCAGATGATTTTTGAGTGTTTTACACTTGCTTTCAATCTGTAAGTATGATGTGGCTTGATTGAAACAAAATTCCGAAAGGTCTTGACTCGAATTAAAATTAAGCAATTAAAATTATGTCTGTTAACTGTTTAAATGTTAACAGGCATGTTTACCAAAAACAAAACACCCATAagatttttcacactggagagaaggaagagaggtaactttgtagaggtgtacaaggtaatgagaggcatagatagagtggatagccagagactttttcccagggcagaaatggctgtcatgaggggtcataattttaaggtgatttggagaaggtacaggggaggtgttagaggtaggttctttacacagagaatagtgGGTCCGTGGAATGCACCGctagcggtggtagtagagtcagagacattagggacatttaagcgactgttagGCAAGCAATGGACAGCAGCAATttgaggggtgtataggttaagttgatcttagattaaaataaatgctcagcacaacattgagggccaaaggggctgtactgttccatgttctatgatcaTATATTTCTGTCAGCTCTGTATTTTAAATTAGAAGTTACACAATGTCAGGTGAtgtaggagcagcgctctgaaagcttgtgattttaaataaacctgttgcactataacttggtgtcttgtgacttcaGACTTTATCCACCCTAttccaacaccggtgtctccacATCATATTTAAATTATACTTATCGAAGATAATGAAGAGCAATGGGTAAGTCTGTAGGTGTAAATGTTGCAACATATTACACAATATCCTCAAACATAACCAATGCCTTTCCAAGAAAAAGTCACGTCTGCAGCACTTTTCTTCTACTTTGTTAAACAACAAGACCAAAGCCTATCAACGCACCATTTATACTTTTACATCCCTAGTTTTGACAGGGGATATAGAAAGGATATTGCCgtttgtggaagaatctagaattagggtcACTATAGCATCATTAGGAGCcacccatttaagacacagatgagaaTTTCTTTACTctcacagagagtcatagagatgtatagcagggaaacagacctttcggtccaacccatccatgccgaccagatatcccaacccaatctagtcccacctgccagcacctgccccatatccctccaaacccttcctattcatatacccacccaaatgcctcttaaatgttgcaattgttgcagcctccaccagttcctctggcagctcattccatacacataccaccctttgtgcgaaaaagttgccccgtaggtctctttcatatctttcccctctcaccctaaacctatgccctctagttctggactccccgaccccaggaaaaagaccttacctctttaccctatccatgctccatAGAGTCCCTGAACATTTTAAGGCAGAAgcggatagattcttgatgagcaaGGGGATGCAATGTTATAAGGATGGGCAGGATTGTAGGGAagtcaaatcagtcatgatcttatttaaAGTGGAGCAGGTTTGATTGTCTCGCTCCTGCTCATAGTTCATTTGGAAACAGAGCTGCAAGTTCCCAGTCACCTGTTACTTTTATTCTCATCCTTGCTCCCAGGTCTCCTCTGCCTGCTGAACATTCCAATGAGGCTCCAATGTAGACTTCAGGAACATCATCTTTCAGGTTTTCAGACTCCCACCTTGAGTTCAATTtcagaaaatgaaatatttttttgGTCATCAGCATTTTTTTAATACAGGGTGGATCTCACAGtgaaagtgttttttaaaatgtattcatgggatgagggcatcactggctaggccagcatttattgcccagagggcagttaaagtcaatcacgttgctgtggatctggagttacatataggtcGGATCAGGTAGGATGGCATAttctttccttaaagggcattagtgaaaaacaagatgggtttttttcctcaACAATCagttcacagtcatcattagacttctactttcagattttactgagttcaaattacaccatctgctgtggtaggatccAAACGCAGGTCCCCAGATTATCACATGGGTCTTTGCATTAATAGTCGAGCAATAATGTCACTAGGACATTGActccaggtacagttacaattgtttaaaagacatttggttactttcatgaataagaaatgtttggagcagtataggccaagcacaggcaggctGGTttggtttggaaacatggtcagcatagactggttggaccaaagggtctctttccgtgctgtatgactatgattctgtGTACAGTTAGCAGGTTATTTGTTTCTGTCCTTGCCCAATCTCCATTCTGTCCTCTCCCAGTTACAGactttccatttctttttaaattttattaaacaccACAGTTTACAAACAATTAATATTAACAGCTGTctaagagaaacagcaatttacaagggagaggggCAGAAacgccaggccccaaaccctaccgttcaaccagttttcagggaaatgaggacaaacttcAAATTTACAGACCTTCCATTTGTCTGAGACCCACCCACCCTTTGATTGAAACATTTGCATCTTTGActtgttctgatgaaaggtcatgaaCACGAAACATTAATTGGTTTTTCTCTCCCTCAGTTGATACTGCCCACTGTGCTGAGATCTTTTCACTGGCATTTCCTGTTATTATGTGCTTTCCAACATTCACAGAATGCTACaacaaaaaagcaaaatactgtgaat
Above is a genomic segment from Chiloscyllium plagiosum isolate BGI_BamShark_2017 chromosome 21, ASM401019v2, whole genome shotgun sequence containing:
- the zgc:112496 gene encoding uncharacterized protein zgc:112496; protein product: MAGHEILYNCKNPTVWRSIFALYGDVVEAKAMASKGKKAGKLTALDKWYQEELPEAICSRKEKFLTHTELVQLMEWKLTRGKFRPTLQQMVMSNSRDSVEACTCKAFKLLPDVSAAITELSKLKAVGPATASAVLVAGAPQEAAFMADEAVESIPGLVPIKYTLKHYILYLQKVRECATQLNSNDSVKDWTPHRIEQCLWTWAVGQQVNPLLLKGVMLHQSKTVDKEKATTARPVKRQKTQ